A genome region from Populus alba chromosome 5, ASM523922v2, whole genome shotgun sequence includes the following:
- the LOC118062166 gene encoding putative E3 ubiquitin-protein ligase XBAT35 isoform X1 has product MGQSLDPMTQKQSKDELLYQQAIAGNVDTVKALCSEGAILEWIDRDGKTPLIVACMDSGLYNVAKVLIEMGANVNAYRPGRHAGTPLHHAVKRGLEQTVKLLLSSGANALVRNDDCQTALDVARIKGNINIVRTIESHICYFTGWLREFYGPGFLRAFAPQFLSRKIWAAVIPQGSSNPMTPKKLELVIYPSSQDVQPRTVIALWNAEIEEPNFNRPDPEVTIFDQSTKTQYKLASANEGDKQQLHCLYDACSGVPQVTPPPMYGNPPTTVPVVGSAEAVGLAMAIGGSIQSTTEDNPLHPNTHQSSEVINANGWEDLVRGDSHNRWGVAVAPTHSEARSSGWMGEAPKENYNGCAVPNMGPSGSQGHVQTRYDIPPVSETSGGNTASVPSAPSAPPIPDEELDAGLIHHPSFDFSLLDLSVPAIELGASVTSDVNEGGSSSSCIICWEAPVEGACIPCGHMAGCMTCLSEIKAKKGVCPVCRSNINQVTRLYAV; this is encoded by the exons TGGATTGACAGAGATGGAAAGACCCCTCTTATAGTGGCTTGTATGGATTCTGGATTGTATAATGTTGCCAAAGTTTTGATTGAAATGGGAGCCAATGTCAATGCTTATCGTCCAG GGCGTCATGCGGGTACCCCTTTACATCATGCGGTGAAAAGAGGCCTGGAGCAGACTGTTAAGTTACTTCTCTCAAGTGGAG CGAATGCTTTAGTGAGAAATGATGATTGTCAAACTGCACTTGATGTTGCTAGAATAAAGGGGAATATAAATATTGTGCGCACTATTGAG agTCACATTTGCTATTTCACTGGCTGGCTTCGGGAGTTTTATGGTCCAGGATTTCTCAGAGCATTTGCTCCTCaatttttatcaagaaaaat CTGGGCTGCTGTTATACCACAAGGTTCCAGCAATCCCATGACGCCGAAGAAGCTGGAGCTTGTGATATATCCTTCTTCCCAG GATGTACAACCTCGTACAGTTATTGCTCTTTGGAATGCTGAAATTGAGGAACCTAACTTCAATAGACCAGATCCTGAGGTTACTATTTTTGACCAGTCAACTA AAACTCAATACAAACTTGCATCTGCCAACGAGGGTGATAAACAGCAGCTTCACTGTTTATATGATGCATGCAGCGGAGTTCCCCAG gTTACGCCGCCACCAATGTATGGCAATCCTCCAACCACAGTTCCAGTGGTTGGTTCAGCAGAAGCTGTGGGATTGGCAATGGCAATAGGTGGATCCATTCAGTCTACCACAGAGGACAATCCACTACATCCAAATACTCATCAGAGCTCTGAAGTAATTAATGCAAACGGCTGGGAAGACCTTGTGCGTGGTGATAGCCACAACAGGTGGGGCGTGGCTGTTGCACCCACACATTCAGAAGCACGCAGCAGTGGATGGATGGGTGAGGCACCAAAAGAAAACTACAATGGATGCGCTGTGCCTAATATGGGGCCAAGTGGCAGTCAAGGTCATGTACAAACCCGTTATGATATTCCCCCTGTTTCTGAAACTAGTGGTGGAAATACTGCATCAGTCCCATCAGCTCCATCAGCTCCACCAATTCCTGATGAGGAATTGGATGCAGGGCTTATCCATCATCCATCATTTGATTTTAGTCTACTGGACTTGTCTGTTCCAGCCATAGAGCTTGGAGCTTCTGTAACAAGTGACGTGAACGAAGGAGGTAGTTCTTCTTCATGTATAATATGTTGGGAAGCTCCTGTTGAAGGTGCATGCATTCCTTGTGGTCACATGGCTGGTTGTATGACTTGTTTGAGTGAGATCAAAGCTAAGAAAGGTGTTTGCCCAGTTTGCCGATCCAATATAAACCAGGTTACAAGGCTTTATGCTGTCTGA
- the LOC118062166 gene encoding putative E3 ubiquitin-protein ligase XBAT35 isoform X2 — MSMLIVQSFMKLKVLCFVNKKDAKVHLLLAGRHAGTPLHHAVKRGLEQTVKLLLSSGANALVRNDDCQTALDVARIKGNINIVRTIESHICYFTGWLREFYGPGFLRAFAPQFLSRKIWAAVIPQGSSNPMTPKKLELVIYPSSQDVQPRTVIALWNAEIEEPNFNRPDPEVTIFDQSTKTQYKLASANEGDKQQLHCLYDACSGVPQVTPPPMYGNPPTTVPVVGSAEAVGLAMAIGGSIQSTTEDNPLHPNTHQSSEVINANGWEDLVRGDSHNRWGVAVAPTHSEARSSGWMGEAPKENYNGCAVPNMGPSGSQGHVQTRYDIPPVSETSGGNTASVPSAPSAPPIPDEELDAGLIHHPSFDFSLLDLSVPAIELGASVTSDVNEGGSSSSCIICWEAPVEGACIPCGHMAGCMTCLSEIKAKKGVCPVCRSNINQVTRLYAV, encoded by the exons ATGTCAATGCTTATCGTCCAG TCATTTATGAAGTTGAAAGTTTTGTGCTTCGTAAATAAGAAGGATGCAAAAGTGCATTTGTTATTGGCAGGGCGTCATGCGGGTACCCCTTTACATCATGCGGTGAAAAGAGGCCTGGAGCAGACTGTTAAGTTACTTCTCTCAAGTGGAG CGAATGCTTTAGTGAGAAATGATGATTGTCAAACTGCACTTGATGTTGCTAGAATAAAGGGGAATATAAATATTGTGCGCACTATTGAG agTCACATTTGCTATTTCACTGGCTGGCTTCGGGAGTTTTATGGTCCAGGATTTCTCAGAGCATTTGCTCCTCaatttttatcaagaaaaat CTGGGCTGCTGTTATACCACAAGGTTCCAGCAATCCCATGACGCCGAAGAAGCTGGAGCTTGTGATATATCCTTCTTCCCAG GATGTACAACCTCGTACAGTTATTGCTCTTTGGAATGCTGAAATTGAGGAACCTAACTTCAATAGACCAGATCCTGAGGTTACTATTTTTGACCAGTCAACTA AAACTCAATACAAACTTGCATCTGCCAACGAGGGTGATAAACAGCAGCTTCACTGTTTATATGATGCATGCAGCGGAGTTCCCCAG gTTACGCCGCCACCAATGTATGGCAATCCTCCAACCACAGTTCCAGTGGTTGGTTCAGCAGAAGCTGTGGGATTGGCAATGGCAATAGGTGGATCCATTCAGTCTACCACAGAGGACAATCCACTACATCCAAATACTCATCAGAGCTCTGAAGTAATTAATGCAAACGGCTGGGAAGACCTTGTGCGTGGTGATAGCCACAACAGGTGGGGCGTGGCTGTTGCACCCACACATTCAGAAGCACGCAGCAGTGGATGGATGGGTGAGGCACCAAAAGAAAACTACAATGGATGCGCTGTGCCTAATATGGGGCCAAGTGGCAGTCAAGGTCATGTACAAACCCGTTATGATATTCCCCCTGTTTCTGAAACTAGTGGTGGAAATACTGCATCAGTCCCATCAGCTCCATCAGCTCCACCAATTCCTGATGAGGAATTGGATGCAGGGCTTATCCATCATCCATCATTTGATTTTAGTCTACTGGACTTGTCTGTTCCAGCCATAGAGCTTGGAGCTTCTGTAACAAGTGACGTGAACGAAGGAGGTAGTTCTTCTTCATGTATAATATGTTGGGAAGCTCCTGTTGAAGGTGCATGCATTCCTTGTGGTCACATGGCTGGTTGTATGACTTGTTTGAGTGAGATCAAAGCTAAGAAAGGTGTTTGCCCAGTTTGCCGATCCAATATAAACCAGGTTACAAGGCTTTATGCTGTCTGA
- the LOC118062164 gene encoding U-box domain-containing protein 3 isoform X1, with translation MDTSSVRCLINSISRFIHLVSCQTRKFMPIQKDYKSMVMMLKHLKPVLGGVVDYSISSDEVLCNECEELDTTVNEAREFMENWCPQMSKICSVQQSEALLKKILSSALEICQILCRLLQSSPSASTLTIVQHCMQELQGSKHETITELIEEALRSPRDDVSPCSNHLMKLTETLGLTSNQELLKESVAVEKERMNVKVNKAKGDLDQIDQIVDLISHIRNWLLKVERFDPKSGAPIPPYFRCPLSLELMLDPVIVASGQTYDRVSIQKWLDHGLSICPRTRQTLTHTNLIPNYTVKAMIANWCEENNVRVSSDSVPSHHDLLPLDSFRYRCSLHSSNSTSRSSIEVGNGFEKQKIGVSSRLSGEEFNRYHVMGTESFERPSRELSYIHSRSESTSSAISSIEYVPPASDEMLKLLTMHDNVNDLSGEITSECPDVSPSNKVKGFSPCLSGRQFHSSKTQDDMASNRSHNYSRTNSLQFSDSGSHDLCTTSQVKKLVEGLKSQSNEVKTKAAEELRLLAKHNVENRIIIGHSGAIRPLLSLLYSEVKITQEHAVTAVLNLSINEENKAMIAEAGAIEPLIHVLRSGNDGAKENSAAALFSLSVLEEYKAKIGRSGAVKALVDLLASGTIRGKKDAATALFNLSIFHENKARIVQAGAVKYLVELMDPVTGMVDKAVALLANLSTISEGRMAIAKAGGIPLLVEVVESGSQRGKENAASILMQLCLNSPKFCTLVLQEGAVPPLVALSQSGTPRAKEKAQQLLSHFRSQREGSAGKGKS, from the exons ATGGACACATCATCTGTAAGATGTCTTATCAACAGTATTTCTCGATTCATTCATCTTGTTTCATGTCAGACAAGGAAGTTTATGCCTATTCAAAAGGATTATAAGAGCATGGTTATGATGTTAAAGCATTTGAAACCAGTTCTTGGTGGAGTTGTTGATTACAGCATATCTTCAGATGAAGTCCTATGTAACGAGTGTGAAGAACTTGATACAACTGTTAATGAGGCTCGTGAATTTATGGAGAACTGGTGTCCACAGATGAGCAAGATTTGCAGC GTCCAGCAAAGTGAAGCACTATTGAAGAAAATCCTGAGCTCTGCACTGGAGATTTGTCAAATATTATGTAGATTGTTGCAGAGTTCTCCATCCGCTTCAACTTTAACTATTGTTCAG CACTGTATGCAGGAACTTCAAGGTTCGAAACACGAAACAATAACAGAACTTATAGAAGAGGCTCTGAGAAGTCCAAGAGATGATGTTTCTCCTTGCAGTAATCATCTTATGAAACTTACTGAAACACTTGGTTTAACATCAAATCAAGAACTCTTGAAAGAAAGTGTGGCAGTGGAGAAGGAGAGGATGAATGTTAAAGTCAATAAAGCAAAAGGGGACTTGGATCAAATTGACCAAATTGTGGATCTGATCTCTCACATACGTAATTGGTTGCTTAAAGTTGAGCGCTTTGATCCTAAGAGTGGTGCCCCAATCCCTCCGTACTTTCGGTGTCCATTATCTTTGGAGCTCATGCTAGACCCAGTGATCGTGGCTTCTGGTCAAACTTATGATAGGGTGTCCATCCAGAAGTGGCTTGATCATGGGCTGAGCATATGCCCTAGGACCCGTCAGACACTCACTCACACAAATCTCATTCCCAATTACACTGTCAAAGCTATGATAGCAAATTGGTGTGAGGAAAACAATGTAAGAGTTTCAAGCGACTCTGTCCCATCACATCATGATTTATTGCCCTTGGATAGTTTTCGTTATCGTTGTTCTTTGCACAGTAGCAATTCTACGTCAAGATCATCCATTGAAGTTGGGAATGGATTTGAGAAACAGAAGATTGGTGTTTCATCTAGATTAAGTGGTGAAGAATTTAATCGGTATCATGTCATGGGGACTGAAAGCTTTGAGCGCCCATCCCGCGAACTTTCATATATACATAGCAGGAGTGAATCGACCTCAAGTGCCATCTCCAGTATTGAATATGTGCCTCCAGCATCAGATGAGATGTTAAAGTTATTAACCATGCATGACAATGTGAATGACCTGTCAGGAGAGATAACTTCTGAATGTCCTGATGTTTCTCCTTCCAATAAAGTAAAGGGATTTTCTCCCTGTTTATCAGGAAGGCAATTTCACAGTTCTAAAACACAAGATGATATGGCCAGCAATAGAAGCCATAACTATAGCAGAACAAACTCCCTTCAGTTTTCCGACTCAGGTTCTCATGATCTATGTACAACTTCTCAAGTCAAGAAGTTGGTTGAAGGGCTTAAAAGCCAATCAAATGAAGTAAAGACTAAAGCGGCTGAAGAACTAAGGCTTCTAGCAAAGCACAATGTTGAGAATCGCATCATTATAGGCCATTCTGGTGCTATCAGACCATTACTTTCACTGCTGTACTCAGAAGTGAAGATAACCCAGGAACATGCTGTCACAGCCGTGTTGAATCTATCAATCAACGAAGAAAATAAAGCCATGATTGCAGAAGCAGGAGCAATAGAACCACTTATTCATGTCTTAAGATCAGGAAATGATGGTGCCAAAGAGAATTCTGCAGCAGCTCTATTTAGTCTCTCTGTTTTAGAAGAATACAAAGCCAAGATAGGCCGTTCTGGTGCTGTCAAAGCCTTGGTGGATCTTCTTGCCTCTGGGACTATAAGAGGTAAAAAGGATGCGGCTACTGCCTTGTTTAACCTTTCAATCTTTCATGAAAACAAGGCTCGAATAGTTCAAGCTGGAGCTGTGAAGTATCTAGTTGAGCTGATGGATCCTGTCACTGGGATGGTTGACAAGGCAGTTGCTCTTCTTGCAAACTTGTCAACAATCAGCGAAGGTCGCATGGCCATTGCAAAAGCAGGAGGCATCCCATTGCTGGTTGAGGTTGTCGAATCAGGATCTCAAAGAGGAAAGGAGAATGCTGCCTCCATACTGATGCAGTTGTGCCTTAATAGTCCCAAGTTTTGTACCCTTGTTTTGCAAGAAGGGGCTGTTCCTCCACTTGTTGCATTATCCCAGTCAGGCACCCCAAGAGCAAAGGAAAAG GCCCAGCAGCTTCTCAGTCACTTCCGTAGTCAGAGAGAAGGTTCCGCAGGAAAGGGTAAATCATGA
- the LOC118062164 gene encoding U-box domain-containing protein 3 isoform X2: MPIQKDYKSMVMMLKHLKPVLGGVVDYSISSDEVLCNECEELDTTVNEAREFMENWCPQMSKICSVQQSEALLKKILSSALEICQILCRLLQSSPSASTLTIVQHCMQELQGSKHETITELIEEALRSPRDDVSPCSNHLMKLTETLGLTSNQELLKESVAVEKERMNVKVNKAKGDLDQIDQIVDLISHIRNWLLKVERFDPKSGAPIPPYFRCPLSLELMLDPVIVASGQTYDRVSIQKWLDHGLSICPRTRQTLTHTNLIPNYTVKAMIANWCEENNVRVSSDSVPSHHDLLPLDSFRYRCSLHSSNSTSRSSIEVGNGFEKQKIGVSSRLSGEEFNRYHVMGTESFERPSRELSYIHSRSESTSSAISSIEYVPPASDEMLKLLTMHDNVNDLSGEITSECPDVSPSNKVKGFSPCLSGRQFHSSKTQDDMASNRSHNYSRTNSLQFSDSGSHDLCTTSQVKKLVEGLKSQSNEVKTKAAEELRLLAKHNVENRIIIGHSGAIRPLLSLLYSEVKITQEHAVTAVLNLSINEENKAMIAEAGAIEPLIHVLRSGNDGAKENSAAALFSLSVLEEYKAKIGRSGAVKALVDLLASGTIRGKKDAATALFNLSIFHENKARIVQAGAVKYLVELMDPVTGMVDKAVALLANLSTISEGRMAIAKAGGIPLLVEVVESGSQRGKENAASILMQLCLNSPKFCTLVLQEGAVPPLVALSQSGTPRAKEKAQQLLSHFRSQREGSAGKGKS; encoded by the exons ATGCCTATTCAAAAGGATTATAAGAGCATGGTTATGATGTTAAAGCATTTGAAACCAGTTCTTGGTGGAGTTGTTGATTACAGCATATCTTCAGATGAAGTCCTATGTAACGAGTGTGAAGAACTTGATACAACTGTTAATGAGGCTCGTGAATTTATGGAGAACTGGTGTCCACAGATGAGCAAGATTTGCAGC GTCCAGCAAAGTGAAGCACTATTGAAGAAAATCCTGAGCTCTGCACTGGAGATTTGTCAAATATTATGTAGATTGTTGCAGAGTTCTCCATCCGCTTCAACTTTAACTATTGTTCAG CACTGTATGCAGGAACTTCAAGGTTCGAAACACGAAACAATAACAGAACTTATAGAAGAGGCTCTGAGAAGTCCAAGAGATGATGTTTCTCCTTGCAGTAATCATCTTATGAAACTTACTGAAACACTTGGTTTAACATCAAATCAAGAACTCTTGAAAGAAAGTGTGGCAGTGGAGAAGGAGAGGATGAATGTTAAAGTCAATAAAGCAAAAGGGGACTTGGATCAAATTGACCAAATTGTGGATCTGATCTCTCACATACGTAATTGGTTGCTTAAAGTTGAGCGCTTTGATCCTAAGAGTGGTGCCCCAATCCCTCCGTACTTTCGGTGTCCATTATCTTTGGAGCTCATGCTAGACCCAGTGATCGTGGCTTCTGGTCAAACTTATGATAGGGTGTCCATCCAGAAGTGGCTTGATCATGGGCTGAGCATATGCCCTAGGACCCGTCAGACACTCACTCACACAAATCTCATTCCCAATTACACTGTCAAAGCTATGATAGCAAATTGGTGTGAGGAAAACAATGTAAGAGTTTCAAGCGACTCTGTCCCATCACATCATGATTTATTGCCCTTGGATAGTTTTCGTTATCGTTGTTCTTTGCACAGTAGCAATTCTACGTCAAGATCATCCATTGAAGTTGGGAATGGATTTGAGAAACAGAAGATTGGTGTTTCATCTAGATTAAGTGGTGAAGAATTTAATCGGTATCATGTCATGGGGACTGAAAGCTTTGAGCGCCCATCCCGCGAACTTTCATATATACATAGCAGGAGTGAATCGACCTCAAGTGCCATCTCCAGTATTGAATATGTGCCTCCAGCATCAGATGAGATGTTAAAGTTATTAACCATGCATGACAATGTGAATGACCTGTCAGGAGAGATAACTTCTGAATGTCCTGATGTTTCTCCTTCCAATAAAGTAAAGGGATTTTCTCCCTGTTTATCAGGAAGGCAATTTCACAGTTCTAAAACACAAGATGATATGGCCAGCAATAGAAGCCATAACTATAGCAGAACAAACTCCCTTCAGTTTTCCGACTCAGGTTCTCATGATCTATGTACAACTTCTCAAGTCAAGAAGTTGGTTGAAGGGCTTAAAAGCCAATCAAATGAAGTAAAGACTAAAGCGGCTGAAGAACTAAGGCTTCTAGCAAAGCACAATGTTGAGAATCGCATCATTATAGGCCATTCTGGTGCTATCAGACCATTACTTTCACTGCTGTACTCAGAAGTGAAGATAACCCAGGAACATGCTGTCACAGCCGTGTTGAATCTATCAATCAACGAAGAAAATAAAGCCATGATTGCAGAAGCAGGAGCAATAGAACCACTTATTCATGTCTTAAGATCAGGAAATGATGGTGCCAAAGAGAATTCTGCAGCAGCTCTATTTAGTCTCTCTGTTTTAGAAGAATACAAAGCCAAGATAGGCCGTTCTGGTGCTGTCAAAGCCTTGGTGGATCTTCTTGCCTCTGGGACTATAAGAGGTAAAAAGGATGCGGCTACTGCCTTGTTTAACCTTTCAATCTTTCATGAAAACAAGGCTCGAATAGTTCAAGCTGGAGCTGTGAAGTATCTAGTTGAGCTGATGGATCCTGTCACTGGGATGGTTGACAAGGCAGTTGCTCTTCTTGCAAACTTGTCAACAATCAGCGAAGGTCGCATGGCCATTGCAAAAGCAGGAGGCATCCCATTGCTGGTTGAGGTTGTCGAATCAGGATCTCAAAGAGGAAAGGAGAATGCTGCCTCCATACTGATGCAGTTGTGCCTTAATAGTCCCAAGTTTTGTACCCTTGTTTTGCAAGAAGGGGCTGTTCCTCCACTTGTTGCATTATCCCAGTCAGGCACCCCAAGAGCAAAGGAAAAG GCCCAGCAGCTTCTCAGTCACTTCCGTAGTCAGAGAGAAGGTTCCGCAGGAAAGGGTAAATCATGA